The Mucilaginibacter mallensis genome has a segment encoding these proteins:
- a CDS encoding histone H1, protein MEKFKALQELIITAEKDASAFYDKGNKAAGTRLRGAMQELKALANEVRKEVIEKKNA, encoded by the coding sequence ATGGAAAAATTCAAGGCGTTACAGGAATTGATAATTACCGCCGAAAAAGATGCTTCGGCATTTTATGACAAGGGAAACAAGGCTGCAGGCACGCGTTTGCGCGGCGCGATGCAAGAGCTAAAGGCACTGGCAAACGAGGTTCGTAAAGAAGTGATCGAGAAGAAAAACGCATAG
- the thiS gene encoding sulfur carrier protein ThiS, which translates to MDITVNQQSYSVSEACSLQQMLDTVFLQPAKGIAIAVNQEIIPKNNWQTCQLQSGDTITIIKATQGG; encoded by the coding sequence ATGGACATCACCGTAAATCAACAAAGTTATTCCGTTTCCGAAGCCTGCTCTCTGCAGCAGATGCTTGACACTGTTTTTTTGCAGCCAGCCAAGGGCATCGCAATTGCAGTTAATCAGGAGATCATTCCTAAAAACAACTGGCAAACCTGCCAATTACAATCCGGCGATACTATCACTATCATCAAAGCAACCCAAGGCGGATAA